One stretch of Phaeobacter inhibens DSM 16374 DNA includes these proteins:
- a CDS encoding sugar ABC transporter permease, translating into MTETTSQPIPEHSKRGLFQQLELDVRLLGMIGAFVILCIGFNILTDGRFLTPRNIFNLTIQTVSVAIMATGMVFVIVTRHIDLSVGALLATCSAVMAVVQTDVLPDMLGLGLNHPATWIITVAVGLAIGTLIGAFQGWMVGFLTIPAFIVTLGGFLVWRNVAWYLTDGQTIGPLDSTFLVFGGTSGTLGTTLSWVVGIVATLLALAALWNSRRAKQGHGFPVKPAWAEAVIAGSIAASILGFVAILNAYQIPARRLKRMMEAQGETMPEGLVVGYGLPISVLILIATAVVMTIIARRTRLGRYIFATGGNPDAAELSGINTRLLTVKIFALMGFLCALSAVVASARLANHSNDIGTLDELRVIAAAVIGGTALSGGFGTIYGAILGALIMQSLQSGMAMVGVDAPFQNIVVGTVLVAAVWIDILYRKRVGARI; encoded by the coding sequence ATGACCGAAACCACGTCTCAGCCGATCCCCGAACACAGCAAGCGTGGCCTGTTCCAGCAATTGGAACTGGACGTCCGCCTATTGGGAATGATCGGTGCCTTTGTCATCTTGTGCATTGGATTCAACATCCTGACGGATGGGCGTTTCCTAACGCCGCGCAATATCTTTAACCTGACCATTCAGACAGTGTCGGTGGCGATCATGGCCACGGGCATGGTGTTTGTGATCGTGACCCGCCACATCGACCTGAGTGTTGGCGCGCTGCTGGCGACCTGCTCGGCGGTGATGGCTGTGGTGCAGACCGATGTGTTGCCAGATATGTTGGGCCTTGGCCTCAACCATCCTGCCACCTGGATCATCACCGTGGCCGTGGGCCTGGCAATCGGAACCCTGATCGGTGCCTTTCAGGGGTGGATGGTTGGCTTTCTGACGATCCCGGCCTTTATCGTGACGCTGGGCGGATTTCTGGTGTGGCGCAACGTGGCCTGGTATCTGACCGATGGTCAGACGATTGGCCCGCTCGACAGTACCTTTCTGGTCTTTGGTGGCACCTCCGGCACATTGGGTACCACGCTGAGCTGGGTGGTCGGGATTGTTGCAACACTTCTGGCGCTGGCCGCATTGTGGAACAGCCGTCGGGCTAAGCAAGGTCATGGCTTCCCAGTGAAACCCGCTTGGGCAGAAGCTGTGATCGCAGGCAGCATTGCCGCGTCCATTCTGGGCTTTGTTGCCATCCTGAATGCCTACCAGATCCCTGCCCGCCGTCTGAAGCGGATGATGGAGGCGCAGGGTGAAACCATGCCCGAGGGGCTTGTTGTCGGCTATGGTCTGCCGATTTCGGTATTGATCCTGATTGCTACAGCCGTGGTGATGACGATCATCGCTCGTCGGACGCGTCTGGGGCGGTATATCTTCGCAACCGGCGGCAATCCTGACGCGGCTGAGCTGTCTGGCATCAACACGCGGCTTTTGACGGTGAAGATTTTCGCTCTCATGGGGTTCCTCTGTGCACTCTCCGCCGTTGTGGCGTCGGCGCGACTGGCGAACCACTCCAATGATATCGGCACTTTGGATGAATTGCGCGTCATTGCGGCGGCGGTCATCGGTGGTACTGCCCTGTCTGGTGGCTTCGGGACGATCTACGGCGCGATCCTTGGCGCGTTGATCATGCAGAGCCTGCAATCGGGTATGGCTATGGTTGGCGTCGACGCGCCGTTCCAGAACATTGTTGTTGGCACTGTACTGGTCGCGGCCGTCTGGATTGATATCCTGTATCGTAAACGTGTGGGGGCCCGGATATGA
- a CDS encoding sugar transferase: protein MSDVTNFDNLRSPVGCEQAAPRRMGLYAMIGKRLLDILLALILFPVLSPVIALLWMISRRDGGPGFFGHTRIGKDGTPFTCWKIRTMIHGAEDVLAEHLKTDAKAAQEWARDRKLSRDPRITNLGLFLRRSSLDELPQIWNVLRGDMSFVGPRPIVRCELSKYGSAAPIYLSQKPGITGLWQVSGRNDVSYEDRVSFDIDYLERRTFSFDIKLILLTGLSVIGRTGR from the coding sequence ATGAGCGACGTTACAAATTTCGACAACCTGCGCTCCCCCGTCGGCTGCGAGCAGGCCGCTCCACGGCGCATGGGACTCTACGCCATGATCGGAAAGCGCCTACTTGATATCCTCTTGGCTCTGATACTGTTTCCCGTACTATCGCCGGTGATCGCCCTTTTGTGGATGATCAGCCGCCGCGACGGAGGTCCGGGCTTCTTCGGCCACACGCGTATCGGAAAGGATGGAACCCCGTTCACCTGTTGGAAAATCCGCACCATGATTCATGGTGCCGAGGACGTATTGGCCGAGCATTTGAAAACCGATGCCAAGGCAGCCCAGGAATGGGCGCGCGACCGAAAGCTGAGCCGCGATCCGCGGATCACCAACCTGGGCCTCTTCCTGCGCCGCAGCAGCCTGGACGAGCTGCCGCAGATCTGGAACGTGCTGCGCGGTGACATGAGCTTTGTCGGGCCACGGCCGATCGTGCGTTGCGAGTTGAGCAAATACGGATCCGCTGCGCCGATCTACCTCAGCCAGAAACCGGGAATCACTGGCCTATGGCAGGTGTCCGGGCGCAATGATGTCAGCTATGAGGATCGCGTCTCCTTTGATATTGATTATCTCGAACGCCGGACATTCAGCTTTGATATCAAACTGATCCTGTTGACGGGTTTGTCGGTGATCGGACGGACAGGACGGTAA
- a CDS encoding ATP-binding cassette domain-containing protein, with protein MSTAKELRAAGATPLVEMKDISISFGGIKAVDHVSVDLYPGEVVGLLGHNGAGKSTLIKVLSGAYQMDAGEIRVNGDKVEITNPRDARSHNIETIYQTLALADNLDAASNLFLGRELVTPFGLVDDSAMEAECRKIMNRLNPNFQKFSEPVSALSGGQRQSVAIARAVYFNAKILIMDEPTAALGPHETQMVAELIQQLKAQGIGIFLIDHDVNAVMELCDRASVMKNGQLVGTVDIDDVTDDDLLSMIILGKRPGEAAA; from the coding sequence ATGAGCACCGCAAAAGAACTGCGCGCCGCAGGCGCCACCCCACTGGTCGAGATGAAGGATATCTCGATCTCCTTTGGCGGCATCAAAGCCGTGGATCACGTCAGCGTTGACCTTTACCCTGGTGAGGTTGTCGGGCTGCTGGGTCATAATGGTGCCGGGAAATCCACCCTGATCAAGGTGTTGTCCGGTGCTTACCAGATGGATGCCGGCGAGATCCGGGTCAATGGCGATAAGGTTGAGATCACCAATCCCCGGGACGCGCGGTCGCATAATATCGAGACGATCTATCAGACGCTGGCGCTGGCGGATAATCTGGATGCGGCCTCAAACCTGTTTCTGGGGCGCGAATTGGTGACGCCGTTTGGTCTGGTGGACGACTCCGCGATGGAGGCCGAATGCCGCAAGATCATGAACCGGTTAAATCCGAACTTTCAGAAATTCTCTGAACCGGTGTCGGCTCTCTCTGGTGGTCAGCGCCAGTCGGTGGCCATTGCGCGGGCGGTGTATTTCAACGCCAAGATCCTGATCATGGACGAGCCGACCGCAGCCCTTGGTCCGCATGAAACGCAGATGGTGGCAGAGCTGATCCAGCAGCTGAAGGCGCAGGGCATCGGGATTTTCCTGATCGACCATGACGTCAATGCGGTGATGGAACTGTGTGACCGGGCTTCTGTCATGAAGAACGGCCAGCTTGTCGGAACCGTTGATATTGATGATGTCACGGATGACGATCTGCTGAGTATGATCATCCTGGGTAAACGGCCGGGAGAAGCGGCTGCTTGA
- a CDS encoding type II toxin-antitoxin system ParD family antitoxin — protein MSVKSSISLTEAQDDFARALVAEGRYSSLSAVLQQGLELLRQETEARRADTAALRALIAERRDGAFVSASDGRQRTADLLARKRMQHDLPG, from the coding sequence ATGAGTGTAAAATCTTCCATCTCCCTGACCGAAGCGCAGGATGACTTTGCCCGCGCCTTGGTTGCGGAAGGCCGCTATTCGAGCCTAAGCGCCGTGTTGCAACAGGGTCTTGAACTTCTGCGCCAAGAAACCGAGGCGCGCCGTGCCGATACCGCCGCCCTACGCGCCCTGATCGCAGAGCGGCGCGACGGGGCCTTCGTCAGTGCATCTGATGGCCGTCAACGCACAGCGGATCTTCTGGCACGGAAACGGATGCAGCATGATCTACCGGGTTGA
- a CDS encoding type II toxin-antitoxin system RelE/ParE family toxin, translating into MIYRVDRAEAIDRDLEAIFDFLFEAAISFGENTKTAFERAATRLAEIDDAIDTLGHAPHQGTLRTDIAPGLRSVTKGRAIFYFDLNEADQQLRVLAVFFGGQDHQRRMLLRALGHDEAPPEI; encoded by the coding sequence ATGATCTACCGGGTTGATCGTGCCGAAGCGATCGACCGCGACCTGGAGGCTATTTTCGACTTTCTCTTTGAAGCCGCCATCAGCTTTGGTGAGAACACAAAGACCGCGTTCGAGCGCGCGGCCACGCGCTTGGCCGAGATTGACGACGCGATTGATACATTGGGGCACGCGCCCCACCAGGGCACGCTGCGCACAGATATTGCACCGGGCCTGCGCAGCGTCACCAAGGGGCGTGCCATCTTCTATTTTGATCTCAACGAAGCAGACCAGCAGCTGCGCGTGCTGGCGGTGTTCTTCGGCGGACAGGACCACCAGCGCCGGATGCTGCTGCGTGCGCTTGGCCATGATGAGGCGCCACCAGAGATTTGA
- a CDS encoding CRTAC1 family protein, with amino-acid sequence MRVRVHRLLAPLCLLPQIALASSSEPPMFTPRPIAAHIYDGGWEHFVGGGLASLDCNDDRFPDLVAAGGSNPVQLMINRTETPGAALQFTADTPTALAQTGVTGIYPLDIDGNKVLDLAVLRVGADQLLRGIGDCQFEPFDDLGFSSGDHWTTAFSATWEKGAQLPTLAFGTYVDRSNPDGPFEACDDTLLYRPEGDRYSPPIRLTPGYCALSMLFTNWHRRADGPARGRADLRISNDRHYYVRGGQEQMWKMTTPPELYQQDDGWAPYHLWGMGIASRDLNGDGFSDVYLTSMGDQKLQLFDPAGIGPSYRDVTYNYGTTAHRPTSGGDGRPSTGWHADFGDVNNDGRDDIFVTKGNVEQMPDAAMRDPNTLLIQGVDGRFADAAAAAQIANMARSRGAVLRDLNLDGRLDLAVINRRAPMELHQNATQTTGNWLTLSVYGIAPNTQAIGAFVELDTGTRIHTRELTVGGGHAGGSAGDLHFGLGEAQDLRLRVIWPDGEATEWQAVSPNQHITVIQ; translated from the coding sequence ATGCGGGTTAGGGTCCACCGACTTCTGGCGCCGCTGTGCCTTCTGCCGCAGATTGCACTCGCCAGCAGTTCTGAGCCGCCGATGTTCACCCCGCGCCCAATCGCCGCGCATATCTATGATGGCGGTTGGGAGCATTTCGTCGGCGGCGGTCTGGCTTCGCTGGATTGCAATGACGACAGGTTTCCCGATCTGGTGGCTGCGGGTGGCAGCAATCCGGTTCAGCTGATGATCAATCGGACCGAGACCCCCGGCGCAGCTTTGCAGTTCACCGCCGATACGCCTACAGCCTTGGCGCAAACCGGGGTCACCGGCATCTACCCGCTGGATATTGACGGTAACAAGGTTCTGGATCTCGCCGTGTTGCGCGTCGGCGCCGACCAATTGCTGCGTGGAATCGGAGACTGCCAGTTCGAACCATTTGATGATCTTGGATTTTCCAGTGGAGATCACTGGACCACCGCCTTCTCCGCCACATGGGAGAAAGGGGCTCAACTGCCCACCCTGGCCTTCGGCACCTACGTAGACCGGAGCAACCCGGATGGCCCGTTTGAGGCCTGCGATGACACGCTGCTCTATCGCCCCGAAGGGGACAGATATAGCCCCCCAATCAGGCTCACGCCCGGGTATTGCGCCCTGTCCATGCTGTTCACCAACTGGCACCGACGCGCTGACGGGCCTGCACGCGGGCGCGCCGACCTGCGCATCAGCAATGATCGGCATTACTATGTGCGCGGCGGGCAGGAACAGATGTGGAAGATGACCACGCCGCCGGAGCTGTACCAACAGGATGACGGCTGGGCACCCTACCATCTCTGGGGCATGGGGATCGCGTCGCGCGATCTCAATGGCGATGGGTTCTCTGATGTTTACCTCACCTCGATGGGGGACCAGAAGCTTCAGCTATTTGATCCGGCTGGTATCGGCCCGTCCTATCGCGATGTGACCTACAACTACGGAACCACAGCTCACCGCCCAACCAGTGGCGGTGACGGGCGACCCTCCACCGGATGGCACGCGGATTTTGGTGATGTGAACAACGACGGGCGTGACGATATCTTCGTAACCAAAGGCAATGTCGAACAGATGCCAGACGCCGCCATGCGTGATCCAAATACGCTTTTGATCCAAGGTGTTGATGGACGATTTGCGGATGCCGCCGCAGCGGCACAAATCGCCAACATGGCCCGGTCGCGTGGCGCTGTTCTGCGCGACCTCAATCTGGATGGTCGCCTTGACCTTGCCGTAATCAACCGTCGCGCCCCGATGGAGCTTCATCAGAACGCCACTCAAACCACCGGCAACTGGCTCACCCTGTCTGTCTACGGCATCGCCCCCAACACCCAGGCCATCGGAGCCTTTGTCGAGCTGGACACCGGAACCCGGATCCATACCCGCGAACTCACGGTTGGCGGAGGTCACGCAGGCGGTTCCGCCGGGGACCTGCATTTTGGTCTGGGAGAGGCTCAGGACCTGCGATTACGTGTGATCTGGCCGGATGGGGAGGCAACAGAGTGGCAGGCGGTGTCACCCAACCAGCATATTACAGTGATCCAGTAG
- a CDS encoding ROK family transcriptional regulator, producing MVKSDRLSHSGELRESSRLQVFDTIRAAGQIARIDIAQITRISPATVTAITAELLAAGLIEEVSPDTVRGAKRGRPRVALKIRGSAHHIAGLKLSHHAITTLITDFEGTELISHEMPLRGGQMSPESLCEKIVEALDQSCAKGGLTRTQISGVGIGMAGVMDAERNFIYWSSSLNVRNIDLGSALKSHLSMPVFIDNDANLVAKAEHLFGEGDTRSNFVVVTVEHGVGMGIVIDNQIYRGARGCGAEFGHIKVQLEGALCQCGQRGCLEAYVGDYALLREANITSGVERHKDLASLYAAVAEGDMMAQSILDRAGRMFAMGLANIVNIFDPQMIVLAGAQLAFGYLSSDKVVEEMRRWVVQVDGPLPEVRVHGWGNQMWAKGAAAYAIEEVSALTIREVASHAG from the coding sequence GTGGTCAAATCGGACAGGCTTTCACATTCCGGCGAGTTGCGTGAAAGCAGCCGCCTACAGGTATTTGATACCATACGCGCCGCAGGGCAGATCGCCCGAATCGATATTGCCCAGATCACCCGGATCAGCCCGGCCACTGTCACCGCAATCACCGCCGAGCTGTTGGCCGCCGGATTGATCGAGGAAGTCAGCCCTGACACGGTGCGCGGTGCGAAACGGGGCCGTCCGCGGGTTGCCCTCAAAATTCGGGGCAGTGCACATCATATCGCCGGGCTGAAGCTCTCACATCACGCCATCACAACGCTGATCACCGATTTCGAAGGCACCGAACTGATCAGCCACGAAATGCCCCTGCGGGGCGGCCAGATGTCCCCGGAATCCCTGTGCGAGAAAATTGTCGAGGCTCTGGATCAAAGCTGCGCCAAGGGTGGGCTGACCCGCACGCAGATCTCCGGCGTCGGTATCGGTATGGCCGGTGTCATGGATGCGGAGCGGAACTTCATCTATTGGTCCTCATCGCTCAATGTGCGCAACATTGACCTCGGCAGCGCGCTAAAATCGCACCTCAGCATGCCGGTGTTCATCGACAATGACGCCAATCTGGTTGCCAAGGCAGAGCATCTGTTCGGCGAGGGCGACACCCGCAGCAACTTTGTTGTTGTCACCGTCGAGCACGGGGTCGGCATGGGCATCGTTATTGATAACCAGATCTATCGCGGCGCGCGCGGCTGTGGTGCTGAGTTCGGCCATATCAAGGTGCAGCTGGAAGGCGCGCTCTGCCAATGCGGGCAACGTGGCTGTCTGGAGGCCTATGTTGGCGATTATGCCCTGCTGCGTGAGGCGAATATCACCAGTGGTGTCGAGCGGCACAAGGATCTTGCCTCGCTTTATGCAGCGGTGGCTGAGGGCGACATGATGGCGCAATCTATCCTCGACCGCGCCGGACGGATGTTTGCCATGGGGCTGGCGAACATCGTCAATATCTTTGATCCTCAGATGATTGTTCTGGCAGGCGCGCAGCTGGCCTTTGGTTATCTGTCCTCCGACAAGGTGGTCGAAGAAATGCGCCGCTGGGTGGTCCAGGTAGATGGCCCCCTGCCCGAGGTGCGCGTGCATGGCTGGGGTAACCAGATGTGGGCGAAAGGCGCCGCAGCCTATGCGATTGAAGAAGTCTCGGCTCTCACCATCAGGGAGGTTGCAAGCCATGCGGGTTAG
- a CDS encoding cytochrome-c peroxidase, with translation MTEYWRRSGLLGSIVTSLSLWAYADEVIAEIKHQPLDLGPRPSFALMDQAQVELGQLLFYDPILSGNRNISCASCHHPRFGTGDGVSLSLGEGASRLGPKRQADPENLPEQRIPRNAPALWNLGARGMDVMFHDGRLEADPAYGSGIRTPLESDMVAGFDSALSAQAMFPVLSADEMAGHYGENEVSRAVRLGQLSHPGGAWDLIAGRVADIPEYRQRFDRVLGQGAPIQFTDIGNMLAAFIRFEWRADDSPFDRAQMQGEPLLPAAARGQEAFYGAAGCSQCHSGWLQTDNGFHAIAMPQLGPGKAARFEAHARDEGRLRVTGNADDAYRFRTPSLRNVALTAPYGHSGAYATLEAVVHHHLNPLDALMSYDRSQAVLPALQGAIDWAAMDDPAEVQRIASANDLVPVTLSDDEVADLIAFLEALTDSTAAAGRLGVPDAVPSGLPVER, from the coding sequence ATGACTGAGTATTGGCGTCGGAGCGGCCTTCTGGGGTCTATTGTCACGAGCCTGAGCCTTTGGGCCTATGCTGACGAGGTGATCGCGGAGATCAAGCATCAGCCCTTGGATCTGGGTCCCCGTCCGAGTTTCGCGCTGATGGATCAGGCACAGGTCGAGTTGGGGCAGCTGTTGTTCTACGATCCCATCCTGTCAGGCAATCGCAATATCAGCTGCGCCAGCTGTCACCATCCGCGATTTGGCACTGGTGATGGTGTGTCGCTGTCGCTGGGGGAGGGGGCAAGCAGGCTTGGCCCCAAACGACAGGCCGATCCCGAAAACCTGCCGGAGCAACGCATCCCGCGCAATGCACCTGCACTTTGGAACCTTGGTGCGCGGGGAATGGATGTCATGTTTCATGACGGTAGGCTGGAGGCAGATCCGGCCTATGGATCAGGTATTCGTACGCCGCTGGAGAGCGATATGGTTGCCGGGTTTGACTCAGCGTTGTCTGCGCAGGCGATGTTTCCGGTGCTTTCAGCAGATGAGATGGCAGGCCACTATGGCGAAAATGAGGTGTCCCGTGCGGTGCGTCTGGGCCAGTTGAGCCATCCGGGTGGTGCTTGGGATCTGATTGCAGGTCGGGTGGCGGATATTCCGGAATACAGACAGCGGTTTGATCGCGTTTTGGGCCAAGGGGCCCCCATTCAGTTCACGGATATCGGGAATATGCTTGCGGCCTTTATCCGGTTTGAGTGGCGGGCCGATGACAGCCCGTTTGATCGTGCGCAGATGCAGGGAGAACCGCTGCTACCCGCCGCTGCACGGGGGCAAGAGGCGTTTTATGGCGCGGCGGGATGCAGCCAGTGCCATTCCGGCTGGTTACAGACGGACAATGGGTTTCATGCAATTGCAATGCCTCAGCTTGGACCGGGGAAGGCCGCGCGGTTTGAGGCCCATGCCCGCGATGAAGGCCGGTTGCGCGTGACCGGAAACGCCGACGATGCGTATAGGTTTCGGACACCCTCGCTGCGGAATGTGGCGTTGACGGCGCCCTACGGGCACAGCGGGGCCTATGCCACGCTGGAGGCGGTTGTGCATCATCACTTAAATCCGCTGGATGCTTTGATGTCATATGATCGCAGTCAGGCGGTCTTGCCTGCACTTCAGGGGGCAATCGATTGGGCGGCAATGGATGATCCTGCGGAGGTGCAGCGCATCGCCTCCGCCAATGATCTGGTGCCCGTCACGTTGAGTGACGATGAGGTCGCCGATCTTATCGCCTTTCTCGAGGCCCTGACCGATAGCACAGCGGCGGCGGGGCGGCTTGGTGTGCCGGACGCCGTGCCCTCCGGGCTGCCTGTCGAGCGGTAG
- a CDS encoding MerR family transcriptional regulator, with translation MLTIGTLAKRTGTKVQTIRYYEQIGLMPEPGRTAGGQRRYGHMELDRLAFIRHARQLGFPLDAIRELLDLADHPGQSCSNADSIAQRQLKQVADRIARLEALQTELQRMICDCAGGTVAECRVLEVLRDHSECLTNHNEIGA, from the coding sequence ATGCTGACAATTGGGACATTGGCCAAACGCACCGGAACAAAGGTGCAGACTATTCGCTACTATGAGCAGATTGGTTTGATGCCGGAACCGGGCCGAACTGCGGGCGGGCAACGCCGCTATGGCCATATGGAGCTGGATAGGCTGGCCTTCATTCGCCACGCCCGGCAATTGGGGTTTCCACTGGATGCTATTCGCGAATTGTTGGATCTGGCGGATCACCCCGGTCAATCATGTTCCAACGCAGATTCCATTGCGCAACGGCAGCTGAAGCAAGTGGCGGATCGGATCGCGCGGCTGGAGGCCTTGCAGACTGAGCTGCAGCGGATGATCTGTGATTGTGCTGGCGGTACAGTCGCCGAATGTCGCGTTCTGGAGGTGTTGCGGGATCATTCCGAATGCCTGACCAATCACAATGAAATCGGGGCCTGA
- the xylF gene encoding D-xylose ABC transporter substrate-binding protein encodes MKFLSGVSALAFAATASMALAEDVTVGVSWSNFQEERWKTDEAAIKAALEAKGATYVSADAQSSSAKQLSDIESLIAQGVDALIVLAQDAQAIGPAVQAAADEGIPVVAYDRLIEDGRAFYLTFDNVEVGRMQARAVLEAQPSGNYVMIKGSPTDPNADFLRGGQQEIIQAAIDSGDIKIVGEAYTDGWLPANAQRNMEQILTANDNKVDAVVASNDGTAGGVVAALTAQGMEGIAVSGQDGDHAALNRVAKGTQTVSVWKDARDLGKAAANIAVEMAEGAAMGDVAGGAAWTSPAGTELTARFLEPIPVTADNLSVVVDAGWITKEALCQGVTNGPAPCN; translated from the coding sequence ATGAAATTCTTGAGTGGCGTATCCGCACTAGCTTTTGCCGCAACTGCGAGCATGGCCCTTGCTGAAGATGTGACCGTTGGCGTCAGCTGGTCGAACTTTCAGGAAGAACGCTGGAAAACCGACGAAGCCGCGATCAAGGCTGCACTGGAAGCAAAAGGTGCAACCTATGTGTCTGCAGATGCGCAGTCATCTTCGGCGAAGCAGCTGTCCGACATCGAAAGCCTGATTGCACAGGGTGTCGATGCGTTGATCGTTCTGGCGCAAGACGCACAGGCCATCGGTCCGGCCGTGCAGGCAGCTGCTGACGAAGGCATTCCTGTTGTTGCCTATGATCGCCTGATCGAAGACGGCCGCGCGTTCTACCTGACCTTTGACAACGTCGAAGTGGGCCGGATGCAGGCGCGCGCGGTGCTGGAAGCCCAGCCGAGCGGCAACTACGTGATGATCAAGGGTTCGCCCACCGATCCAAACGCCGATTTCCTGCGCGGTGGTCAGCAAGAGATCATTCAGGCCGCAATCGACAGTGGTGATATCAAAATCGTTGGTGAGGCCTACACTGATGGCTGGCTGCCGGCCAATGCACAGCGCAACATGGAACAGATCCTGACCGCCAACGACAACAAGGTTGATGCGGTTGTCGCTTCCAATGACGGCACCGCTGGTGGTGTTGTCGCTGCGCTGACCGCTCAGGGCATGGAAGGTATCGCGGTTTCCGGTCAGGATGGTGACCATGCTGCACTCAACCGTGTGGCCAAAGGGACGCAGACTGTATCTGTCTGGAAAGACGCCCGTGATCTGGGCAAGGCTGCGGCAAACATCGCGGTCGAAATGGCCGAAGGCGCTGCCATGGGTGATGTTGCGGGCGGCGCTGCCTGGACCTCCCCTGCCGGCACCGAGCTGACGGCTCGCTTCCTGGAGCCGATTCCGGTAACCGCCGACAACCTTTCGGTTGTCGTGGATGCTGGATGGATCACCAAAGAGGCGCTATGCCAAGGCGTGACCAACGGCCCTGCGCCCTGCAACTAA
- a CDS encoding aldose epimerase family protein: MPPASLSSFGSYPPHAHLPETAAGQLQWLDLENDHLRLRILNFGAITARLDLRAGDGWLPMVLGYRDMAAYLGDPFYLGAIVGRVANRVGGAGFDLAGRRVALDANEGGNQLHGGTAGLGRVFWDIRQVADDAVELRYTSADGENGYPGCAEIQLRIALSGGSVSYDMRASVDQATPINLAQHNYYTLGAMGDIWEHRLQCPASTYLRLRPDGVPTGAIVPVAGTPFDFTDGQPFATLDPQRRGTDNHVIFAKGAEGHMPEIAKLTSPNGVSMRVCSDQPGAQIYTATHLSSGAAAQEGQQLAPFAAVCIEPQGFPDAVNQPDFPSVILHPGRPYHQRLSLDFSTNEADRDD, from the coding sequence ATGCCGCCAGCCAGCCTGTCATCTTTTGGATCATATCCGCCGCACGCGCATCTGCCGGAGACTGCGGCTGGTCAGCTGCAATGGCTGGATCTGGAAAATGATCATCTGCGGCTTCGGATCCTCAACTTCGGCGCAATTACGGCACGTCTGGATCTGCGCGCCGGTGATGGATGGTTGCCAATGGTTCTGGGCTATCGCGATATGGCCGCCTATCTCGGGGATCCTTTCTATCTGGGGGCTATTGTGGGTCGGGTGGCCAATCGCGTTGGCGGTGCTGGTTTTGATCTCGCGGGGCGGCGGGTTGCACTGGATGCAAATGAGGGTGGTAATCAGCTGCATGGAGGGACGGCGGGTCTCGGGCGGGTATTCTGGGATATCCGGCAGGTCGCCGATGATGCGGTGGAGCTGAGATATACCTCAGCTGATGGTGAGAATGGCTATCCCGGATGCGCCGAAATCCAGCTGCGGATCGCATTGTCTGGCGGCAGCGTCAGCTACGATATGAGGGCCAGTGTTGATCAGGCGACACCAATCAACTTGGCGCAGCACAATTACTACACGCTGGGTGCCATGGGTGACATTTGGGAGCACCGTTTGCAGTGTCCGGCATCAACCTATCTGCGGCTGCGCCCGGACGGGGTGCCAACAGGCGCGATTGTGCCTGTCGCGGGGACCCCGTTCGATTTTACCGATGGGCAGCCGTTTGCAACGCTGGATCCACAGCGACGTGGAACCGACAATCATGTCATCTTTGCCAAGGGTGCCGAGGGGCATATGCCGGAGATCGCGAAGTTGACTTCCCCAAACGGAGTTTCCATGCGGGTTTGTTCGGATCAGCCGGGGGCGCAGATCTATACGGCAACACATCTGAGCAGCGGCGCGGCGGCACAGGAAGGGCAGCAGCTTGCACCTTTCGCCGCTGTCTGTATTGAGCCACAGGGGTTCCCGGATGCGGTCAATCAACCTGATTTTCCAAGCGTTATTTTGCACCCGGGGCGGCCTTATCACCAGAGGCTGTCGTTGGATTTCTCAACAAATGAGGCAGACCGGGATGACTGA